CCATTTTCTGGAATAAAGACGTACGTGGATCCAGACACATATGAAGACCCGACACAGGCTGTGGAAGAATTCGCAAAGGAGATAGACCCTTCATACATATGCATTGACAGAGTGATTGGTGCTGGTGAGATTATTACTAATCCTTATCAGTAGATTGCTACAATTTGTGAACTTCTACAGTGCCTGGAAGTTTGAGAGCATTTTCAAAGTGTGGTGTCACCTTAAATTAGGTgctgttttctaaaaatattacaCAAGTCTGCCTCAGCTGTCTCAGTTATTGTTATTGGGCGCTTGAGAAAGAGACATGATCTCATTTTATGTCAAGGAAGATAGTAAAAATTAATGATTAATACTATAAACTTGTCATTGAAGGTTTTTATGGGGTCTAATTGCAGCTGTTTTTAAGGAAATTTATGGTTTTGTGGCTTAGACATGAAAAGTTGAAACTGCGGACTGCAATCAACACCTTTCATTAAACTGAACAGATGGTCCCTGCACTAAATACCAAGGGTTTCTGCCATTTGATGATTTCCTGTCACAcagtctccatctagtggacaaGAAGCGCAATTACCAATATTCAGGATAAAGTCGAAATGAGAAAGTTCTGTTACAGTTTTacatgaaacatttaatattcaaatattttttttattactctaaTATGTAAAGTTGTGTCTGCTAAAGCTCAATATAAAGAGTTCATTAATATCAGAAGGAAAATAACTATAATACATTACTAAAGAGTCTGATACAGTACACAGGAGTTGGTCTTGATTTGTTTTAACAGGTGAGTTTGGAGAGGTGTGTAGTGGGCGCCTGCGTATTCCTGGAAGAAAGGACGTTGCTGTGGCAATAAAGACCCTTAAAGGTGGCTATATGGAAGAGCAGAGACGGGAGTTTCTGCGCGAGGCCTCCATCATAGGACAGTTCAACAACTCTAACATCATCAGGCTGGAGGGAGTTGTCACTAAGAGtgagctgaattcattttttttgtgtaaaaccattgtattttatttttattcttaaaaacaaTGGTTTTATTATCTTCTGGTATTTTACATATCTTACCGGCAGTCCActtatgtttatttgtaattacCTTTCAATAGAGGCTCGTTTTTAAAATCCAAtccccttttctttccttcatgcATCTTTCAAATCGTTTTACACAAGTACTTTTCTCCATTCTCTCAGGTAGACCAGTGATGATAGTAGTGGAATACATGGAAAATGGAGCACTTGACGCTTTCCTGCGggtattgagttttttttattattcacatatttatttGTACATCATCATagtgtaaagaaaaaacactcaCTTATTTATCTTGTTTTCTCTGTTGTCTGCATCTCCAAACTCCAGACCCGTGAGGGCCAGTTCACTGTGCTCCAGCTGATTGGCATGCTGCGAGGCATCGCAGTCGGCATGTCATACCTTTCAGACATGGGCTACGTTCACAGAGACCTGGCTGCTCGCAACATCTTGGTGGATGAAAACCTGGTGTGTAAAGTGTCAGATTTTGGCATGTCTAGGATCCTTGAAGAGGACTCTGAATCCACTTACACAGCTACAGTGAGTGTGGAAATGGCagctcaaaaataattttatggtTAAACAAACTCTGAGCGTCAAAGGATGATTCTGTGTTACTTTGAATCAGGGAGGAAAAATACCAATACGCTGGACAGCACCAGAGGCTATTGCTTATGGAAAGTTTTCTTCAGCTAGCGACATATGGAGCTATGCCATTGTTATGTGGGAAGTGATGTCATATGGTGAAAGGCCCTACTGGGAAATGTCCAATCAAGATGTAAGATTCTATTTACATACAATCAATAAAAGCTGCAAGATTATCAAACTGATgtcattttaagaataaaaaaaatctaatccaGTAGTTGTTTTTTGCTGACATTTCTCTTAGGTTATTTTATCAATTGAAGAAGGGTATCGTCTGCCAGCACCAATTGGCTGTCCTGTGACCCTACACCAGTTGATGCTGCACTGCTGGCAGAAGGAGTACAGCCAACGCCCAAGCTTTAACGATGTGGTTTCTTTCCTTGACAAACTCATAATTAATCCCAGTAGTATGCTGACTCTGGTCAATGACGCTCTAAGGTAAATGGCAGTTTATTATAAATGTCTGTGCCTGCGTTCAAACCACAAACAAAGACGGAGTACTACGACCATActaagaaagaaatgaaaaaattaattacaagaataaagtcataacattttgagaataaagttataatattaaaagaataaggttgtattatgagaataaaagtcataatattacaagaacaaagtcaTATGTGAATAAAGTGGAGATAATATGAGAATAAGAtcatcatattttttatatataatataataaagtataaagtcataataaagtcataatactatgactttattcttgtaatattttttttttcttagcataGCCCTAAGAGCAAAAATTACAATTACACTTTTACAAAAAGTagttatttttcagtttgtttttgttctttattaataataattggaatatattttaagaagtgaaataatgaaaaatacagtatatcCCGTACCTGAAAGTGAAAGAAGAGTAGCATTTCTGAagtgtatttattattattttttttaaatcattttgcaCTATTAACCAGCCAAATAAAATCAACCATTCAGTTTGTTGGCATGCCAACTTGACGTTGTATCAGCTAATATGCTGTTTGTCTTCTCAGTTTTTCAGACTCTCCTGAGGAGATGCCAGACTACCCTCTTTTCATCTCTATCGGCGACTGGCTAGACTCCATCAAAATGAGCCAGTATAAGAGCAACTTCCTTGCAGCAGGATACACTACATTGGATTCTATTGCAACTATGAGTATAGAGTAAGTGGAGCTAAATTATAAAGAGTGATGCTACAcacaaatagaataaaaatttGCATTAAACTCAAAGAAAAACGGGAACACTGTCAAAGCATTGCATCAAGAACTGTGAGGATTGTGCAAAGTGCTGTATATGAGAAGGCATGTATTTGATACAAAAGGTTAAAGTAGGATGCTAGTGGTTTTCGTCATACCAAACAAATGTATGGAGGTCTGGTTTGAGTTCACATTAAAAGCAGCTAAATATACAACTTCATCACATTTTCAGGAtccttaatatttttatataaaattttattttgatgtttgtttttgttcacccttgtccccaTGACACCCttgacaagggtgaacagaaaatggatggatggatggatgtttgtttttattacaccACTCCTGCTATactaaatatgtaaacattttagaCCTACCTTTCTTCAACGTTTCTTGATTTCAGCTCTTAAAGTTCAAGTTTCTGTCCAAGCAAAAGTTTTGTCTTATGCTCTTATTTAAAattctccttctcctcttcagAGACATCAAACGCATTGGAGTCTGTTTGATTGGCCACCAGAGGAGAATCATAAGCAGCATACAGTCTCTTCGACTGCAACTTCATCACATCCATCAGAGTGGATTTCAAGTTTGAGACCATTTCACAAAACCAGACTGTGTTTTTACACATCCAGCTGCCGATCCTTGGCATCGTCATCCAACCAATTGCACAAACACTGGACTGTTAGGTGTTGCCAGTACCACATGCTGCTCATGAGGGAGGGGTCTTGGTACTAGACCCATGGCTGCCCAGATAAGTTGCACTCATAATCCCAACTATCATCTCTTCGGACAGCTTCCACAACAATCAACCTCTGTCAGCATTGGCCAAACCAGGTCTTTTTATTATCTCAGCAAGTACTAGCATTCACTTGAATTTAGGACTTCATGTCTCTAGTGTCTATTCAAGTGTTCACCAATACCTCTTATCTTTCCGAGTGACAATCCAATGGTTTCTATTGACTTTGAAAGGTGTCAAGTCAGTTACCTCATGACCAGGGAAGATGAGGAGAGGATATATACCATCTGGTGATGTATGAGAAACAATGTGGTTCTAAGATTTCCAActggttttaaacaaaaaaaaattccacaatGATTTTTGAACTGAAGACCACTGAATGTcaaacgattttttttttttttttttttagaaatgtatgtTCTCTCCTCATGATAATGCAGTATGTCTTGTACAAAAAAAGTCTTGTGAAAGTCGTATGTTTTATTCTGTAAGTTTCTTCCTTAATAAACAACTATATTTTAATGCTGCTTTTTGCTCAAACtctaaaaaacatctttgtgcCACGCTGGCTTTGTGGTTAATGCACAACAATAAACGGGAAACTTTAAGCACCTGTAGCCGATCATCTTCATGTGAACAGTCTCCAAGGCATGAAGTCTTATCAGGTATGTAAAAGACATACCTGGTCATAAAAGGTCATAGTCCTTTTTTGCTTATTGATCAGTCACATGGTGCAATCTGTTTTTGACTAGATGTAAAATCATTtcatatgttaaatattttcatcttaaaCAAACAGGCGGGTAAAAGATGAAAATCAGGAAAGGATGCATAAATTTCACCCAATATCACTCTCTtctcaatttgttttaaatcttgaTTTACATGGACATTTTAACCTTACAAGAAACTCGTTTCTGTATGCCATGAAAACAGGTTTGGTTAGTAATGTTAGCAATTTTACtataataaagtatattttaacaACAATTAAATCACATTGCAGAACCCCTGCTCTAACCCTACCACCACCCCATAAGCACCTCGAGACTAGTAGTCACACAATTTTAattcacttttcatttttttattttgtgtgatttAGTCCTAGCTGACAACAGAAGGGGAAAATTGCATGTTTTCCAAGTTTTAGATATGTGCTTtgcaggctttttaaaaataacaagcgggcaataaataataaaactcaaTTTGCTCCTTTATAGTCATTACgattaaaggttttaaattgtGGGTTTGCCAAACATTACTGCACCTCTATCCATGGATGTGATTACCCCGCTATCAATGTAATCACAGCAGAGTAGACCAATCGTTGCCGAGCAACACAATGACCAATTACGGTAGACCCCTGTGCGGCTGACGTAGAAAACCAGTACGTGCTTTCCGTTGCCCCGGTGATCCAACCTAGCGGCAAGACAGTGGTCTCCCAGCAACGTAGTGTAAATGTccagttatatttttattccaggTAGTATTAGAGAGCATcagagaaatgaatgaaacatcAGTTAGTTAAATACAAAGACTGGGACTGCACTAGCTGACCCAATACTAGCAACATAGCACGGGCGATTTACAGGTAAGGTGCAGCTCTACTTAACAATCTGCGACAGGATAATACGGGCTAAAGTTAGCGATATCGTAGCTAGGCTAACAGCGGTGTTGGTATTAGCTACAATTGCATAACTACATTTGGATTATTTAGAGTGGAAAGATACTGTGAATTTTTTGTAGAAAGACCACGGAAAGCACTGTTTATGTCGTATTGAAATGATTGAAGTAGTTAACTTTCAAACAGCTAACGGTTAGCAGTGGCTTGCTAGCGACTATCTTAACAGATTAAATAGCTGTTAGCGTGTAGTAAATGCGACCAAAGCTGGGTAGAGCCACCAAACACCTATGTGTGTAGATAATGCTcttatattctttttttgttattactgATATGATCATAATTACATGTAGATTTAAATACAATTGTGTGCTAAATGTTAGTTTGATGTTCATAGAAAATAAAGTGGTTGCTGTTTAAAAGAAACGAATTCCTTGTACGTTCATTATTAATCAAAGCATTATTTTGCTCTGCATGATATGTTTTGTGAAAGATTCTTAGCACCATGAACATATTTTCTGAATGGGTCAGCTAATATGAGGGATATGGACTACTGAACGTAACAGTACCAGAGATTTCTCGTTTTTTAGTTAATTTCTATTCCACATTGATCTTTGCTCTGTTTTAGGATACACTGGGCTTTTCTAAACGTAAAGGAGGCTGTAGTTttccttaaaacattttagctaGCAACCAGATCAGTGTGATGCATCTTTTTTTTGCACTTGCACAGTACATGTTAATTTTAATCAGAGCTGGTTGCAGGTGTCATTGATTGTAATATCAAAATTAGACAACTTCCATTCTTAAAGTGTGACTGGATGAATGTAGCCGTTGAGTAGCCGTAATGAATGGAAAGGCCCTATATTAATTCATTTTGGTAGTTGAATAGGACTCTTATAAGGTAGTGTATATAATATGCTATAATATTAGTAGCCAAGGATCCACTTTCTTCAAAGCATCAATATATTTAGCCTGTTGGATAGACATTACCCACCTACATCTTATTTAAATCTCAGTGTTTGAGATACTAAAGGTCACAAGAGGGGAAGGCGCATAATGatagctgaaaacaaaaaagaaaagagaaaaatatgagTTCATTAAAACTCATATCATCATTGCAGCTGGGAAAATGTGATCAACTTGTGTctattacagatttattttctgttccttACCtcttatttgtaattttaacctactaactttcttttttttttcattgaaggCTCACAGCCGATGGTTGCTTGCTAGCCAATGGGACTATTTGACAAGTTGGTCGGATGGCTGGGCTTAAAGAAGGAGGTGAATGTTCTCTGCCTGGGCCTGGACAACAGTGGCAAAACCACCATCATCAACAAACTCAAGCCTTCCAATGTAAGTTAATGATCTAGTGAAATGTGTGCACTTGTTGCATTTAATACAGCTCGCACTGACATATGCTGTGCATGttctatttgtgttttaaaaagacacaaaaagtgTCTTTTTGCAAAAAGACTGTCTTGTAGTTATGTTGATCTGCTGTTGCTCAACATTATTTACAATGGaattaagtaaaaaacaaaaatcctttcttacatgacaataaaatgaacattgccTGTTTGAGCCTGCCTTTGAGCAATTCCTgaaagtctttttcttttaggcCCAGGTGCAAGACATTGTTCCAACAATTGGCTTCAGTATAGAGAAGTTCAAGACATCCAGGTAGATACTTAATGCCATatagtaaaaatgtaatgtgttattgttttaccaccttgtttttatttgaacatttcatCTAATAAGTGATAGAATATTTGCTCCTTGTGATAACTTTTAGGTTTCcaactttatttgttttattttttttctattctccAGTCTTTCATTTACCGTCTTTGACATGTCCGGTCAAGGCAGATACAGGAATCTTTGGGAACATTACTACAAGTGAGTGCACACATACAATCTTTTGCCTTTTTGGTGATTATACATGCATTTTATTCTCATTACTCTCTTCTCAGGGAAGGGCAGGCTATAATATTTGTCATTGATAGTGCAGACAAGCTAAGAATGGTTGTAGCCAAA
This genomic stretch from Xiphophorus hellerii strain 12219 chromosome 4, Xiphophorus_hellerii-4.1, whole genome shotgun sequence harbors:
- the arl6 gene encoding ADP-ribosylation factor-like protein 6; this encodes MGLFDKLVGWLGLKKEVNVLCLGLDNSGKTTIINKLKPSNAQVQDIVPTIGFSIEKFKTSSLSFTVFDMSGQGRYRNLWEHYYKEGQAIIFVIDSADKLRMVVAKEELDTLLNHPDIKHRRIPILFFANKMDVRDALSSVKVSQLLCLENIKDKPWYICATDAIRGDGLQEGVDWLQDQIKTMKT